The Cetobacterium somerae sequence CAAGAAGTTCTAAGTTGTCAAATCCACCTTGAGCTCCAACTCCTCTTCCTCCTGAAACTAGTATTTTAGCCTCTGTAATATCTACTTTTGCTTTTGCTTCTTTTATTATATTTAAAACTTTTACTTTCATTTTTGAATAATCAAAGTTAACTTTGAAATCTGTAATTTTTCCATCTCTATTCTCATCTTTTGATAATCTTGTCATAACTCCAGGTCTAACCGTTGACATTTGAGGTCTATGATCAGGACAGATGATAGTGGCCATTAAGTTTCCACCAAAAGCTGGTCTTGTCATTAAAAACTCTCTATTTTCTCCAATTTCTAACATTGTACAATCAGCTGTAAGTCCTGTTTCAATTCTAGATGAGATTCTAGGTCCTAAATCTCTTCCAAGTGTAGTTGCTCCAATTAATACAATCTCAGGTTTTCTTTCGTTAATAACTGCTGAAAAGGCTTGTGTATAAGCTTCAGTATCATATATTGCTAACTCTTTTGAATCAACTACTACAACTTCGTCAGCACCATAAGCAACTAACTCTTTAGCTAAATTTTGGATGTTATATCCTAAAAGTACAGCTGTAACTTTCTCATCAAGAGATTTAGCTAACTCTTTTCCTTTACCGATTAACTCTAATCCAACATTTTGTAGTACTCCCTCTCTTTGCTCAGCAAAAACAAGGATCCCTCTATATTCATTTAAATTCATGACATTCTCCTTCTTTAAAATTTTAGATTATAAATTTTTCCTTTAATTTTTCAACAATAATTTTCGCTGCTTCTTGAGGGTCAACTTCATAAAGTTGTCCAACTGCTTTAACACCTTTAGTAAATGATTTTTTAACTTTTGTTGGAGAACCTTTAAGTCCTAATTTTTCTTCGTCTATATCAGATAATCTATCTACTCCCCAAACTTCAACCTCTTTATTGAAAGCTTCTACAATGTTTTTAACGTTCATGTATCTTGGTTTATTTGCTTCTGCTAAGATTGTCATTAAACAAGGTTTTTGAACTTGAAGTAACATGTATCCCTCTTCAGTAGCTCTTTTTACTTCAAATGTATCTTTTCCATCAAACTTAATATCATTTACATATGTAATTT is a genomic window containing:
- a CDS encoding electron transfer flavoprotein subunit alpha/FixB family protein, with the protein product MNLNEYRGILVFAEQREGVLQNVGLELIGKGKELAKSLDEKVTAVLLGYNIQNLAKELVAYGADEVVVVDSKELAIYDTEAYTQAFSAVINERKPEIVLIGATTLGRDLGPRISSRIETGLTADCTMLEIGENREFLMTRPAFGGNLMATIICPDHRPQMSTVRPGVMTRLSKDENRDGKITDFKVNFDYSKMKVKVLNIIKEAKAKVDITEAKILVSGGRGVGAQGGFDNLELLANELGGVAAASRALVDAGIVSHDRQVGQTGKTVRPDVYFAFGISGAIQHLAGMEESEYIIAINKDKAAPIFGVADLGLVTDLGKTATYLVEEIRKAKAEK